The following proteins are co-located in the Spinactinospora alkalitolerans genome:
- a CDS encoding histone-like nucleoid-structuring protein Lsr2 — MAQKVQVLLVDDLDGGEAEETVSFAVDGSSYEIDLSGDNAAKLRDALAPFVDAARKAPAKGGRGGRRQQRNAPSRERSAEIRAWAKAAGKQVNERGRIPASIVAEYEAAQR, encoded by the coding sequence ATGGCGCAAAAGGTTCAGGTTCTTCTCGTCGACGATCTCGACGGTGGCGAGGCAGAGGAGACGGTCTCGTTCGCGGTCGACGGTTCCTCCTACGAGATCGACCTCAGCGGCGACAACGCCGCCAAGCTTCGCGACGCTCTGGCTCCGTTCGTCGATGCCGCCCGCAAGGCTCCGGCCAAGGGCGGCCGCGGCGGCCGTCGCCAGCAGCGCAACGCGCCCAGCCGTGAGCGCAGCGCGGAAATCCGCGCCTGGGCCAAAGCGGCGGGCAAGCAGGTCAACGAGCGCGGCCGCATCCCGGCGTCGATCGTCGCCGAATACGAGGCGGCCCAGCGCTAG
- a CDS encoding type II toxin-antitoxin system VapB family antitoxin: MGRTNIDIDDELIAVVMEKYHLKTKREAVDFSLRRLAGSGLRYQLMEELEGSGWEGDLDQMRRSKIQDWE, encoded by the coding sequence ATGGGTCGCACAAATATCGACATCGATGACGAGTTGATCGCTGTTGTCATGGAGAAGTACCACCTCAAAACCAAGCGCGAGGCCGTGGACTTCAGCCTGCGCCGCCTGGCGGGATCGGGTCTTAGATACCAGCTAATGGAGGAGCTCGAAGGGAGTGGCTGGGAGGGCGACCTCGACCAGATGCGCCGCAGCAAGATCCAGGATTGGGAGTAG
- a CDS encoding UvrD-helicase domain-containing protein: MEFHADLHIHSKYSRACSRDCDLEHLAWWAARKGIDLVGTGDFTHPAWREELRANLVPAEPGLFRLHPEIEDRIARTLPPTCRRLPRFMLSVEISTIYKRDGHTRKVHHLLYAPTMAAAEAITADLAKIGNLASDGRPILGLDSRDLLEITLSSDPGSYLVPAHVWTPWFSALGSKSGFDAIADCYADLSEHVFAVETGLSSDPAMNWMVSSLDSYTLVSNSDAHSPPMLAREATRFDTDLDYYAIRRSLETGEGFRGSVEFFPEEGKYHLDGHRKCDVRFDPELTRAHKGRCPVCGRPLTVGVFHRIHELADRAEGYRVPGAAGFTNLVPLPEIVSEIVGVGPKSKRVMGEVSRLVATLGSELTILHSAPLDEVGRAGGELLGEAVSRLRRGEVIRDAGYDGEYGVIRMFEPEELRAAASEPALFEEHEIAPKPTKRRPAAKKKPAAKRTRAADGDDGDDAPSDPGPSGGGPGTLAAAAPTDDADPALFPESPQDPNRRPHGLLDGLDPDQRTAAERPGGPLLIVAGPGTGKTRTVTHRIAHLVAERDVPAEQCLAITFTRRAAEELEERLTALLGAEVAGRMTVTTFHGLGALILREQHGRAGLTERFRVADEEQRAAIARAVTGSEQEARQLLARRDGIAEQPDEALAAYERGLREDDLVDFADLLALPVRLLRADDGLAARYRERWRWISVDEYQDIDETQYALLGLLTGPGGNITAIGDPDQAIYGFRGADVGFFLRFGTDFPDARTVRLTRNYRSNATIVTAAVQAIAPASLVPGRELRAVGAFTDPPRIGVHVAADERAEASFVARAIDRLLGGTSWHSLDSGRVTEEGDGDLSFGDICVLYRTAAQSDAVISAFNTAGVPFQKRSHDRLLARPAVRLVADELPHHPEGPLTDRVRSAVALLCERHSGDEKLVTDLRTAGELVLPLARRHGADLAEFLSALALGAEVDALDPRADRVALLTLHAAKGLEYPVVFMVGCEDGMLPFRFPGAERDDEAEERRLFFVGVTRAQQRLYLSRARRRTRRGTAHEAAPSPFLSSIDGSLTMPVDEESATRKRPRDRQLRLM; encoded by the coding sequence GTGGAGTTCCACGCTGATCTACATATCCACTCCAAGTACTCACGGGCTTGCAGCAGGGATTGCGACCTCGAGCACCTGGCCTGGTGGGCCGCCCGCAAGGGCATTGACCTCGTGGGCACCGGTGATTTCACTCACCCCGCCTGGCGCGAGGAGCTGCGGGCCAATCTGGTGCCGGCCGAACCGGGGCTGTTCCGGCTGCACCCGGAAATCGAGGACCGGATCGCCCGGACGCTGCCCCCCACTTGTCGGAGACTTCCGCGCTTCATGCTCTCCGTGGAGATCTCCACCATCTACAAACGGGACGGGCACACCCGGAAGGTACACCATTTGCTCTACGCCCCGACGATGGCGGCGGCGGAGGCCATCACCGCGGATTTGGCGAAGATCGGCAATCTCGCCTCCGACGGCCGCCCCATCCTCGGACTGGATTCGCGCGACCTGCTGGAGATCACCCTCTCCAGCGACCCCGGCTCCTACCTCGTCCCAGCGCACGTGTGGACGCCGTGGTTCTCGGCGCTGGGTTCCAAATCCGGTTTCGACGCCATCGCGGACTGCTACGCCGACCTCTCCGAGCACGTCTTCGCCGTGGAGACCGGGCTCTCCAGCGACCCGGCGATGAACTGGATGGTATCGTCGCTGGATTCCTACACCCTGGTCAGCAATTCCGACGCGCATTCGCCGCCGATGCTGGCCCGCGAGGCGACGCGCTTCGACACCGACCTGGACTACTACGCGATCCGGCGCTCGCTGGAGACCGGGGAGGGATTCCGCGGCTCGGTGGAGTTCTTTCCCGAAGAGGGCAAATACCACCTCGACGGGCACCGCAAATGCGACGTGCGGTTCGACCCCGAACTCACCCGCGCGCACAAGGGGCGCTGCCCGGTGTGCGGGCGGCCGCTGACCGTGGGCGTGTTCCACCGCATCCACGAGCTCGCCGACCGCGCCGAGGGCTACCGGGTGCCCGGTGCGGCCGGGTTCACCAACCTGGTGCCGCTGCCGGAGATCGTCAGCGAGATCGTCGGCGTGGGCCCCAAGAGCAAGCGCGTCATGGGAGAGGTCTCCCGGCTGGTGGCCACGCTCGGCTCCGAGCTGACCATCCTGCACTCCGCCCCGCTGGACGAGGTCGGCAGGGCCGGCGGCGAACTGCTCGGCGAGGCCGTCTCCCGGCTGCGCCGGGGCGAGGTCATCAGGGACGCCGGCTACGACGGCGAGTACGGCGTCATCCGGATGTTCGAACCCGAGGAGCTCAGGGCCGCCGCGAGCGAGCCGGCCCTGTTCGAGGAGCACGAGATCGCGCCGAAGCCGACGAAGCGGCGCCCCGCGGCGAAGAAGAAGCCGGCCGCGAAGCGGACCCGGGCCGCCGACGGCGACGACGGCGACGACGCCCCGTCCGACCCCGGTCCCTCCGGCGGCGGTCCGGGGACGCTGGCCGCCGCGGCCCCGACCGACGACGCCGACCCGGCCCTCTTCCCCGAGAGCCCGCAGGACCCGAACCGCCGCCCGCACGGGCTCCTCGACGGGCTCGACCCCGATCAGCGCACGGCGGCGGAGCGCCCCGGCGGTCCGCTGCTGATCGTCGCCGGGCCGGGCACCGGCAAGACCCGGACGGTCACGCACCGGATCGCGCACCTGGTCGCCGAGCGGGACGTGCCGGCCGAGCAGTGCCTGGCGATCACCTTCACCCGCAGGGCCGCCGAGGAGCTGGAGGAGCGGCTCACCGCCCTGCTGGGCGCGGAGGTCGCCGGGCGGATGACCGTCACCACGTTCCACGGCCTGGGCGCGCTCATCCTGCGCGAGCAGCACGGGCGCGCCGGGCTCACGGAGCGGTTCCGGGTCGCCGACGAGGAGCAGCGGGCGGCGATCGCCAGGGCGGTGACCGGCTCGGAGCAGGAGGCCCGTCAACTGCTGGCCAGGCGCGACGGGATCGCCGAGCAGCCCGACGAGGCGCTGGCGGCCTACGAGCGCGGGCTGCGCGAGGACGACCTGGTGGACTTCGCCGACCTGCTGGCGCTGCCGGTCCGACTGCTGCGGGCCGACGACGGGCTGGCCGCGCGCTACCGCGAGCGGTGGCGCTGGATCAGCGTGGACGAGTACCAGGACATCGACGAGACGCAGTACGCCCTGCTGGGGCTGCTCACCGGCCCCGGCGGCAACATCACCGCGATCGGCGACCCCGACCAGGCCATCTACGGCTTCCGGGGTGCCGACGTGGGGTTCTTCCTGCGGTTCGGCACCGACTTCCCCGACGCCCGCACCGTCCGGCTGACCCGCAACTACCGCTCGAACGCGACGATCGTGACCGCGGCCGTACAGGCCATCGCGCCGGCGTCGCTGGTCCCGGGCCGGGAGCTGCGCGCGGTCGGCGCCTTCACCGACCCTCCGCGGATCGGCGTGCACGTCGCCGCCGACGAGCGCGCCGAGGCCTCCTTCGTGGCCCGCGCGATCGACCGGCTGCTCGGCGGGACGTCCTGGCACTCGCTGGACAGCGGCCGGGTCACCGAGGAGGGCGACGGCGACCTGTCCTTCGGCGACATCTGCGTGCTGTACCGCACCGCGGCCCAGAGCGACGCGGTCATCAGCGCGTTCAACACCGCGGGCGTGCCGTTCCAGAAGCGCTCGCACGACCGGCTGCTGGCCCGGCCCGCGGTGCGACTGGTCGCAGACGAGCTCCCGCATCACCCGGAGGGACCGCTCACCGACCGGGTCCGCTCCGCCGTCGCGCTGCTGTGCGAGCGGCACTCCGGTGACGAGAAGCTGGTCACCGACCTGCGCACGGCCGGTGAGCTGGTGCTGCCGCTCGCGCGGCGGCACGGCGCCGACCTCGCGGAGTTCCTCTCCGCGCTGGCGCTGGGCGCCGAGGTCGACGCCCTCGACCCGCGCGCCGACCGGGTCGCGCTGCTGACCCTGCACGCGGCGAAGGGCCTGGAGTACCCGGTGGTGTTCATGGTGGGCTGCGAGGACGGCATGCTGCCGTTCCGCTTCCCCGGGGCCGAACGCGACGACGAGGCCGAGGAGCGTCGGCTGTTCTTCGTCGGCGTCACCCGCGCCCAGCAGCGCCTCTACCTCTCCCGCGCCCGCCGCCGCACCCGCCGCGGCACCGCGCACGAGGCGGCGCCCTCACCGTTCCTCTCCTCGATCGACGGATCCCTGACCATGCCGGTCGACGAGGAGTCCGCCACCCGCAAGCGCCCCAGGGACCGGCAGTTGCGGCTGATGTGA
- the vapC gene encoding type II toxin-antitoxin system VapC family toxin, with amino-acid sequence MGKTFLLDSSAWIEYLKGTGSDTHLFVRELRDARSDIATTEPVMAELLMGTKGEKQFLLVEQMLNEHTLLSVEPHLDFRDSAVIYREARSKGKTIRKAYDCLIAAVALRTDAVLVHSDRDFDHLAEVVPKLRTQRHNRC; translated from the coding sequence GTGGGAAAGACGTTCCTGCTCGACAGCTCGGCGTGGATCGAGTACCTGAAGGGCACCGGATCCGATACGCATCTCTTCGTCCGTGAGCTCCGCGACGCCAGGAGTGACATCGCCACCACCGAGCCCGTCATGGCCGAGCTGCTGATGGGCACGAAGGGCGAGAAGCAGTTCCTCCTCGTCGAGCAGATGCTCAACGAGCACACATTGCTGAGCGTCGAGCCCCACCTGGATTTCCGTGATTCGGCCGTCATCTATCGGGAGGCCCGGTCAAAGGGGAAGACCATCCGAAAGGCCTACGACTGCCTGATCGCAGCGGTCGCTCTCCGCACCGATGCGGTCCTCGTCCACAGCGACCGTGATTTCGACCATTTGGCCGAGGTCGTCCCGAAACTACGCACTCAACGCCACAACCGCTGTTGA
- a CDS encoding type III pantothenate kinase, with translation MLLAMDVGNSHTVLGLFDGGELLEHWRVATEARRTADEWAVVLQGLIAGSAVVDSAGIDGIAMCCTVPTVQHEMREMFRRHHGDVPAVIVEPGVKTGVPIRMDNPKEVGSDRIVNALAAVHLYGGPCVVVDFGTGTTFDAVSGRGEYVGGAIAPGIDISVEALSRRGAQLHMVEIVRPRSVIAKNTTEALRSGIVYGFAGQVDGIVDRMAQELDDNVDDVTVVATGGLAPLVVNECETVDVHEPWLTLIGLRLVFERNA, from the coding sequence ATGCTGCTCGCGATGGACGTCGGCAACTCCCACACGGTCCTCGGCCTCTTCGACGGCGGGGAGCTCCTGGAGCACTGGCGCGTCGCGACGGAGGCGCGGCGCACCGCCGATGAATGGGCCGTGGTCCTGCAGGGCCTGATCGCCGGCAGCGCGGTCGTGGACTCCGCGGGGATCGACGGCATCGCCATGTGCTGCACCGTCCCGACGGTGCAGCACGAGATGCGCGAGATGTTCCGCAGGCACCACGGCGACGTCCCCGCGGTCATCGTCGAGCCGGGGGTCAAGACCGGCGTGCCGATCCGCATGGACAACCCCAAGGAGGTCGGCAGCGACCGCATCGTCAACGCGCTGGCGGCCGTCCACCTCTACGGCGGCCCGTGCGTGGTCGTGGACTTCGGCACGGGGACCACGTTCGACGCGGTGAGCGGCAGGGGCGAGTACGTCGGCGGCGCGATCGCGCCGGGCATCGACATCTCGGTGGAGGCGCTCTCGCGGCGCGGCGCCCAGTTGCACATGGTGGAGATCGTCCGGCCGCGTTCGGTCATCGCCAAGAACACCACGGAGGCGCTGCGGTCGGGCATCGTCTACGGCTTCGCCGGCCAGGTGGACGGCATCGTGGACCGGATGGCCCAGGAGCTCGACGACAACGTCGACGACGTCACGGTGGTGGCCACCGGCGGCCTGGCCCCGCTGGTCGTGAACGAGTGCGAGACGGTCGACGTCCACGAGCCGTGGCTGACCCTCATCGGCCTGCGCCTGGTCTTCGAGCGCAACGCCTGA
- a CDS encoding amino-acid N-acetyltransferase, producing the protein MSPIQVTIRRARTHDVARIRRLVDTFSGERRVLSKSTVNLYEDVQEFRVAEADDGEQCTVVGCGALHVLWEDLAEVRTVAVDPAVQGTGVGHRIVADLLDTARELGVRRVFCLTFETDFFGRHGFRPIQGTPVPPRVYEELLRSYDEGVAEFLDLERVKPNTLGNVRMLVHLDA; encoded by the coding sequence ATGTCGCCCATCCAGGTCACCATCCGCCGTGCGCGGACACACGATGTCGCCCGCATCCGCCGACTCGTCGACACCTTCAGCGGAGAGCGCCGGGTGCTGTCCAAGAGCACGGTCAACCTCTACGAGGACGTCCAGGAGTTCCGGGTGGCCGAGGCCGACGACGGGGAGCAGTGCACCGTCGTCGGCTGCGGCGCCCTCCACGTCCTCTGGGAGGACCTCGCCGAGGTGCGCACGGTCGCGGTCGACCCCGCGGTCCAAGGGACCGGCGTGGGCCACCGCATCGTCGCCGACCTGCTCGACACGGCCCGCGAACTCGGGGTGCGCAGGGTCTTCTGCCTCACCTTCGAGACGGACTTCTTCGGCAGGCACGGCTTCCGGCCGATCCAGGGCACCCCCGTGCCGCCGCGGGTGTACGAGGAACTCCTGCGCTCCTACGACGAGGGCGTCGCGGAGTTCCTCGACCTGGAGCGCGTCAAGCCCAACACCCTCGGCAACGTCCGGATGCTGGTGCATCTGGACGCCTGA
- a CDS encoding L-aspartate oxidase has product MPSSLPLRLAAPEPGWQTETDVVIVGSGIAGLSTALHYVRHSPEGRVVLVTKDVLSTGSTRWAQGGIAAAVDPGDAPLAHMVDTVEAGAGLCDPLAVRTLVTEGPDALRWLIGLGAAFDRTDDGELALTREGGHRADRIAHAGGDATGAEIQRALIAAVRAEPRIEVIEHALALDALLGHPGGDEDLVESVCGVTLHVMGEGQRDGVGAVRSRAVVLATGGMGQVFAATTNPGVSTGDGVALAARAGARLADLEFVQFHPTVLWLGPDARGQQPLVSEAVRGEGAFLVDAEGRRFMEGVHELADLAPRDVVAGEIARAMADTGTDHVYLDARGFGEQKWQRRFPTILAGCREHGVDPVRELIPVAPAAHYASGGVEVDLDGRTSVAGLFAVGEAARTGVHGANRLASNSLLEGLVFADRIAAALASGLPEPVEPAARQDRAAGLVAPEAVPGLRAAMSRNVGVLRSARSLSEAASALEAVAVGERAAAPGVESWEATNLFTVAWLLVAAARRRRESRGSHRRADRPESLPHLRRPLVLELSEEGIDTELRWWSVDPPPELRAELDGIGMPLFTGFRPGSRPELLHRVSVPHASHIDTVVTALGEDLTGGEQIDVTSVATVPALQVRTADVVARADGVVAGLPVAELVFWTVAEGVVEVERHVADGDPVRRGDALMTVTARTRDLLTAERTALNLLTHLSGVATATRAWVAAVSGTRARIRDSRKTHPGLRALEKYAVRCGGGVNHRYGLGDAALIKDNHVVAAGGVAEAVLAVREAFPGVPLEVEVDRIDQIEPALKAGAEEILLDNFTVEELREAVALVDGRARLESSGGLTLGVAADVAATGVDYLAVGALTHSSPALDIALDLRGTP; this is encoded by the coding sequence ATCCCGTCGTCGTTACCGCTCCGGCTGGCCGCGCCGGAGCCCGGCTGGCAGACCGAGACCGACGTCGTGATCGTCGGGTCCGGCATCGCCGGGCTCAGCACCGCGCTGCACTACGTCCGGCACAGCCCCGAAGGCCGGGTCGTGCTCGTCACCAAGGACGTGCTCTCCACCGGGTCCACCCGCTGGGCCCAGGGCGGGATCGCCGCCGCGGTCGATCCGGGCGACGCCCCGCTCGCGCACATGGTCGACACCGTCGAGGCCGGCGCCGGCCTGTGCGACCCGCTCGCCGTGCGCACGCTGGTCACCGAGGGGCCCGACGCACTGCGCTGGCTGATCGGCCTCGGCGCGGCCTTCGACCGCACCGACGACGGGGAGCTGGCGCTGACCCGCGAGGGCGGGCACCGGGCCGACCGGATCGCGCACGCCGGAGGCGACGCGACCGGCGCGGAGATCCAGCGCGCGCTGATCGCGGCGGTCCGGGCCGAACCGCGCATCGAGGTGATCGAGCACGCGCTGGCGCTGGACGCGCTCCTCGGCCACCCCGGCGGCGACGAGGACCTCGTCGAGTCGGTCTGCGGCGTGACGCTGCACGTCATGGGCGAGGGACAGCGCGACGGCGTGGGCGCGGTCCGCTCCAGGGCCGTCGTCCTGGCCACCGGCGGAATGGGCCAGGTCTTCGCCGCCACCACCAACCCCGGCGTGTCCACCGGCGACGGCGTCGCGCTCGCGGCGCGCGCGGGGGCGCGCCTGGCGGACCTGGAGTTCGTGCAGTTCCACCCGACCGTGCTCTGGCTCGGCCCCGACGCCCGCGGGCAGCAGCCGCTCGTCTCCGAGGCCGTCCGCGGCGAGGGCGCGTTCCTCGTCGACGCCGAAGGCCGCCGCTTCATGGAGGGCGTGCACGAACTGGCCGACCTCGCGCCGCGCGACGTCGTCGCCGGGGAGATCGCCAGGGCCATGGCCGACACCGGAACCGACCACGTCTACCTGGACGCCCGCGGCTTCGGCGAGCAGAAGTGGCAGCGGCGCTTCCCGACCATCCTGGCCGGCTGCCGCGAGCACGGCGTCGACCCGGTCCGCGAGCTGATCCCGGTGGCGCCGGCCGCCCACTACGCCTCGGGCGGCGTCGAGGTCGACCTCGACGGCCGCACCAGCGTGGCCGGGCTGTTCGCCGTGGGGGAGGCGGCCCGCACCGGCGTCCACGGCGCGAACCGGCTGGCCTCCAACTCGCTGCTGGAGGGCCTGGTCTTCGCCGATCGGATCGCGGCGGCCCTGGCGAGCGGGCTCCCCGAGCCGGTCGAGCCCGCCGCGCGGCAGGACCGCGCCGCCGGCCTCGTCGCGCCGGAGGCGGTGCCCGGGCTGCGCGCGGCGATGTCGCGCAACGTCGGCGTGCTGCGCAGCGCCCGGTCGCTGTCGGAGGCGGCGAGCGCGCTGGAGGCCGTCGCCGTCGGCGAGCGCGCCGCGGCACCCGGCGTCGAGTCCTGGGAGGCGACCAACCTGTTCACGGTCGCGTGGCTGCTGGTGGCCGCGGCGCGGCGCCGCAGGGAGAGTCGGGGGTCGCACCGGCGCGCCGACCGGCCCGAGTCCCTCCCGCACCTGCGCCGCCCGTTGGTGCTGGAGCTCTCGGAGGAGGGGATCGACACCGAGCTGCGGTGGTGGTCGGTCGATCCGCCCCCGGAGCTGCGGGCCGAACTCGACGGGATCGGCATGCCGCTCTTCACCGGCTTCCGCCCCGGGAGCCGCCCCGAGCTGCTGCACCGGGTGAGCGTGCCGCACGCGTCCCACATCGACACGGTGGTGACCGCGCTGGGCGAGGACCTGACCGGCGGCGAGCAGATCGACGTGACCAGCGTCGCCACCGTCCCGGCCCTCCAGGTCCGCACCGCCGACGTGGTGGCCCGCGCCGACGGTGTCGTGGCCGGTCTGCCAGTCGCCGAGCTGGTCTTCTGGACCGTCGCCGAGGGCGTGGTCGAGGTCGAGCGGCACGTCGCCGACGGCGATCCGGTCCGCAGGGGCGACGCGCTCATGACCGTCACCGCCCGCACGCGCGACCTGCTCACCGCCGAGCGCACGGCGCTGAACCTGCTCACCCACCTGTCGGGCGTGGCCACGGCGACGCGGGCCTGGGTCGCGGCCGTCAGCGGGACGCGGGCCCGCATCCGCGACAGCCGCAAGACCCACCCGGGGCTGCGCGCGCTGGAGAAGTACGCGGTGCGCTGCGGCGGCGGCGTGAACCACCGCTACGGACTCGGCGACGCGGCCCTGATCAAGGACAACCACGTGGTGGCGGCCGGCGGCGTCGCCGAGGCGGTGCTGGCGGTGCGCGAGGCGTTCCCCGGCGTCCCGCTGGAGGTCGAGGTCGACCGGATCGACCAGATCGAACCCGCGCTCAAGGCGGGGGCCGAGGAGATCCTGCTCGACAACTTCACCGTCGAGGAGCTGCGCGAGGCCGTCGCGCTGGTGGACGGCCGCGCCCGGCTGGAGTCCAGCGGCGGGCTCACCCTCGGCGTCGCCGCCGACGTCGCGGCGACCGGGGTGGACTATCTTGCGGTTGGCGCGCTCACCCACTCCAGCCCGGCCCTCGACATCGCCCTCGACCTCCGGGGCACCCCCTGA
- a CDS encoding LuxR C-terminal-related transcriptional regulator, producing MEQATLVRHAIKEPSVPSLREAIVPPLASPRDGGPSVHPNLSDDEIQLLAEIATGVTTDVAARRLELSARTLRRRLRSICDRLGVNTPIEAVVWAARRQLI from the coding sequence GTGGAACAGGCCACACTCGTGCGTCACGCCATCAAAGAGCCCAGCGTCCCGTCGCTGCGGGAGGCCATCGTGCCGCCTCTCGCTTCGCCGCGTGACGGAGGGCCGAGCGTGCACCCGAACCTGAGCGATGACGAGATCCAGTTGCTGGCGGAGATTGCCACCGGTGTCACCACCGATGTCGCGGCGCGCCGACTCGAGCTGAGCGCACGCACGCTGCGGCGCCGACTGCGCTCCATCTGCGACCGCCTCGGGGTCAACACCCCGATCGAGGCCGTCGTGTGGGCGGCCCGCAGGCAGCTCATCTGA
- the lysX gene encoding bifunctional lysylphosphatidylglycerol synthetase/lysine--tRNA ligase LysX codes for MSDALDDSYEDLPEQMRVRREKLDRLREGGVDPYPVTFPRTTSISAIREKHGDLAPDETTGERVGIAGRVMLYRTGGKLCFATIRDSSGDMQIMLSLDRLGADSLASWKGDVDLGDHVGVEGEVITSRRGELSVMVESWTLTAKCLRPLPEKHRGLTDPEARVRRRYVDLIVNPESRDMVYQRSRAVRALRETLQERGYTEVETPMLQQVHGGATARPFTTHINAYDLDLYLRIAPELYLKRMVVGGIEKVFEINRNFRNEGADSTHNPEFTMLEFYQAYADYNVMADLTRELVLSAARAVFGGTVVRRGEEEVDLGGEWPSVTLYGAVSEALGEEVTPRTALEAVRKAADARGVEWSPDWGQGKLVEHLFEELVEHTLVRPTFVRDYPVETSPLVRRHREDPLLTEKWDLIGFGMEMGTGYSELVDPVEQRRRLTEQSLLAAGGDPEAMQLDEDFLRALEYAMPPSGGVGMGVDRLLMAFTGKNIRETILFPLVKPG; via the coding sequence GTGAGTGACGCGCTGGACGATTCCTACGAGGACCTGCCCGAACAGATGCGGGTCCGCCGCGAGAAGCTGGACCGCCTGCGGGAGGGCGGGGTCGACCCCTACCCCGTCACCTTTCCCCGCACGACCTCCATCTCCGCGATCCGTGAGAAACACGGGGACCTCGCTCCGGACGAGACCACCGGCGAGCGGGTCGGGATCGCCGGCAGGGTCATGCTCTACCGCACCGGCGGCAAGCTGTGCTTCGCCACCATCCGCGACTCCTCCGGCGACATGCAGATCATGCTGTCGCTGGACCGGCTCGGCGCCGACTCCCTGGCCTCGTGGAAGGGCGACGTCGACCTGGGCGACCACGTGGGCGTCGAGGGCGAGGTCATCACGTCGCGGCGCGGTGAGCTGTCGGTCATGGTCGAGTCCTGGACGCTGACCGCCAAGTGCCTGCGTCCGCTGCCGGAGAAGCACCGGGGGCTCACCGACCCCGAGGCCAGGGTCCGCCGCCGCTACGTCGACCTGATCGTCAACCCCGAGTCGCGCGACATGGTGTACCAGCGCTCCCGGGCCGTCCGCGCGCTGCGCGAGACGCTGCAGGAGCGCGGCTACACCGAGGTCGAGACCCCGATGCTGCAGCAGGTGCACGGCGGCGCGACGGCGCGCCCCTTCACCACCCACATCAACGCCTACGACCTCGACCTCTACCTGCGCATCGCGCCGGAGCTCTACCTCAAGCGCATGGTCGTGGGCGGGATCGAGAAGGTCTTCGAGATCAACCGCAATTTCCGCAACGAGGGCGCGGACTCCACGCACAACCCCGAGTTCACGATGCTGGAGTTCTACCAGGCCTACGCCGACTACAACGTGATGGCCGACCTCACCCGCGAGCTCGTCCTGAGCGCCGCGCGGGCGGTCTTCGGCGGCACCGTGGTCCGGCGCGGCGAGGAGGAGGTCGACCTCGGCGGCGAGTGGCCCTCGGTCACGCTCTACGGTGCGGTCTCCGAGGCGCTGGGCGAGGAGGTCACCCCGCGGACGGCCCTTGAGGCGGTGCGCAAGGCCGCCGACGCCCGCGGGGTCGAGTGGAGCCCCGACTGGGGCCAGGGCAAGCTGGTCGAGCACCTCTTCGAGGAGCTGGTCGAGCACACCCTGGTCCGGCCGACGTTCGTCCGGGACTACCCGGTGGAGACCAGCCCGCTGGTGCGCCGGCACCGCGAGGACCCGCTGCTGACCGAGAAGTGGGATCTCATCGGGTTCGGCATGGAGATGGGCACCGGTTACTCGGAGCTGGTCGACCCGGTGGAGCAGCGGCGCCGACTCACCGAGCAGTCGCTGCTGGCCGCCGGCGGCGACCCCGAGGCCATGCAGCTCGACGAGGACTTCCTCCGGGCACTCGAATACGCCATGCCGCCCTCCGGCGGCGTCGGAATGGGCGTCGATCGCCTTCTCATGGCGTTCACCGGAAAGAACATCCGCGAAACCATTCTGTTCCCGTTGGTGAAGCCCGGTTGA